From Argopecten irradians isolate NY chromosome 12, Ai_NY, whole genome shotgun sequence, one genomic window encodes:
- the LOC138304847 gene encoding uncharacterized protein — MSEGGSQGVATIDHEEVTVNLDRKTNAGGGQQVVTSQPAVTYNNNPDGGPPVVFQGPPDPKDKPKDFVMTSCAVLLFCNFIFGFLGYHFGVKANHAWQLGDEMVSRQHAKKALIFVVCGVVCGVCTYVLAITLYLTLNKSNFI, encoded by the exons ATGTCCGAGGGTGGATCGCAGGGCGTGGCTACCATTGACCACGAGGAGGTGACAGTAAATCTAGACAGGAAAACTAACGCTGGAGGAGGACAACAAGTGGTCACCAGCCAACCGGCAGTGACGTATAACAACAACCCGGATGGAGGTCCCCCTGTGGTATTCCAGGGACCCCCAGACCCCAAAGACAAACCCAAAGATTTTGTAATGACTTCGTGTGCCGTTCTTCTCTTCTGTAACTTCATCTTCGGCTTCCTTGGTTATCACTTTGGAG TAAAAGCAAATCATGCCTGGCAACTTGGAGACGAAATGGTGTCACGCCAGCATGCCAAGAAAGCCCTGATCTTTGTAGTGTGTGGAGTTGTGTGTGGGGTATGTACGTATGTACTGGCCATCACACTCTATCTCACCCTCAACAAGAGCAACTTTATCTGA
- the LOC138336438 gene encoding melatonin receptor type 1B-B-like gives MDNYTTTTELAVDFHSDQILERHQFLLDSPGLAIPCIIVLTSASVVGTFGNVLVIIAVATQKALQNKESIFVVNLAMSDLYITTVADPMGIVAKLEGEQFFDSIPGLCRTIASICTVSCIVSLGSIACLSFNRYIHICHNHQYNRIFTSRNCVIICCALYVVGITMVCLNFAGIGDHTFDRKSLECIWDRMATFPYTVVFSVTLVWVPVLVTGISYIKLYMFVLESQKRLQQHSRQPITTVSTSVTTDAVTNERTKPNQEENIPAPLPLQKKSVRKSLHLARTIFVVYAVFSTCWIPFAVLMVVDTHNTFSHVLHLFITVFAHLHPSLNWLVYYITNRKFAVAFDKLVFMKKWVPRMRPAEISQTTQTPQRDMPSEP, from the exons ATGGATAACTATACCACTACGACAGAACTCGCAGTCGACTTTCATTCTGATCAGATCCTTGAACGCCACCAGTTTCTACTTGATAGCCCTGGTCTCGCCATTCCTTGCATCATTGTCCTGACATCTGCCTCCGTTGTAGGGACTTTTGGAAATGTTCTGGTGATCATTGCAGTTGCTACACAGAAGGCTCTACAGAATAAAGAGTCCATATTCGTTGTCAATCTGGCTATGTCTGATCTATATATCACCACGGTAGCCGACCCGATGGGTATAGTAG CCAAGTTGGAAGGTGAGCAGTTCTTCGATAGTATTCCTGGGCTGTGTCGGACGATAGCATCCATCTGCACTGTGTCGTGTATCGTGTCTCTAGGATCAATCGCCTGTCTTAGCTTCAACAGATACATCCACATCTGTCATAATCATCAGTATAACCGAATCTTCACAAGCCGAAACTGCGTCATCATTTGTTGTGCACTCTATGTCGTCGGCATCACGATGGTATGTCTAAATTTTGCAGGAATCGGTGATCACACTTTCGACCGGAAGAGTTTAGAATGCATCTGGGATAGGATGGCAACTTTTCCGTACACTGTAGTGTTTTCTGTGACTCTGGTCTGGGTGCCGGTGTTGGTGACAGGTATCTCTTATATCAAActgtatatgtttgttttggaaagTCAAAAACGTCTTCAGCAACATTCGCGACAGCCTATCACAACGGTATCAACATCTGTAACGACTGATGCTGTCACAAACGAACGAACAAAACCCAACCAAGAAGAAAACATTCCGGCGCCATTACCTCTTCAGAAAAAGTCCGTTCGGAAGTCACTCCATCTCGCTCGGACTATCTTTGTTGTGTACGCTGTGTTCTCTACTTGCTGGATTCCATTTGCTGTTTTGATGGTTGTCGACACTCACAACACTTTCTCTCATGTCCTTCATTTGTTTATCACAGTGTTTGCGCATCTCCATCCCTCCTTAAACTGGCTCGTCTATTACATTACCAACAGGAAATTCGCAGTGGCCTTTGACAAGCTGGTGTTTATGAAAAAATGGGTCCCAAGGATGCGACCGGCCGAGATTTCACAAACTACACAAACTCCCCAACGAGATATGCCCAGCGAACCATAA